In Cuculus canorus isolate bCucCan1 chromosome 8, bCucCan1.pri, whole genome shotgun sequence, a single genomic region encodes these proteins:
- the SWT1 gene encoding transcriptional protein SWT1 isoform X2, translated as MSKKKLKKQTGKEDCLDGQDDKNSEDTRSYKRTLKGEAEFQRFKVEKDGQKKKQDESSSISHGSSGRSQGESPTRSKTTENSLIQPEKQKRIVIEFKTKEIKHGKTTRDPDVVTASRESHNKSHSDGTQGKRVWHSFAIQRDKALKKKAEKDELRKLKLKAEQTMLEKFKSSLYDSHGPHEKADRSKKWSEDIRIPKKPSATSTGTMHGDRPLAKKPNTLSRNWEEEYEEEYKEFSRKKRHMNKRTPSPNSAETPQRWDLGKRNKKDADKAPANSGTEERDFEGTALSFKQNFEVLCTSDSYQEGEDIKPVQKNFEVFPPTQDSQNPETDQEMQIVEDLHVARIQRTMALSVVQTCGELTSMEIDLPEPDLNISAGAFASGLNILVVIDTNIMISHLEFVRSLKSEDIPGVGRLALIIPWVVLQELDNLKKGKMLQHVREKAVPAVQFIYTSLKNQDSKLWGQSMQLASQKIYGLSDENNDDRVLQCCLQYQNLFPQAVVILCTDDKNLCNKAIVSEVKAFCKADLVTALQNLRVNRQQNSIELQQLRCDTELKNTGRSDASLTARFPNILPDLEKNLGEALSCILETEMKIAFGNLWMEILYLKPPWTLANLLKCYKKHWMAVFGYVVPRSLLSTIECLDKHLCSGKTVDLSTARILLQESKKLLHAFTSRSDYNGVLPSAYTEVNKLQQTLAEVRSDSEQDLSEDTMVLSENAACEKMESTTPGLQNCEGKKLHPSFYVAQENRHQEIWSVLEGVWNTINLYSIEIFQKLDPNAGAVTSKSSFEEAYLGLQKLLAAVNDIREGISSIVTCDGKWILCDDNAVAGRTGL; from the exons ATGtctaaaaagaaactgaagaaacaaaccGGGAAAGAAGACTGTTTGGATGGCCAGGATGACAAA aaCTCTGAAGACACAAGATCCTATAAACGTACTTTGAAGGGAGAGGCAGAATTTCAGAG GTTCAAAGTCGAGAAAGATGGGCAAAAGAAGAAGCAAGACGAAAGTTCTAGTATTTCTCATGGCTCTAGTGGAAGATCTCAAGGAGAATCTCCAACTAGaagcaaaaccacagagaatTCTTTAATCCagcctgaaaagcagaagagaatcGTTATAGAATTTAAAACCAAGGAAATTAAACATGGAAAAACTACACGTGATCCTGATGTGGTGACTGCTAGCAGGGAAAGTCATAACAAAAGTCATTCTGATGGAACACAAGGGAAAAGAGTCTGGCATAGCTTCGCCATTCAGAGGGACAAGGCgctgaagaaaaaggcagagaaagatgAACTCCGCAAACTAAAGTTAAAAGCGGAACAAACTATGCTGGAAAAATTTAAGTCATCTTTATATGATTCCCATGGACCGCATGAAAAGGCAGATCGCTCAAAAAAGTGGAGTGAAGATATCAGAATTCCCAAAAAGCCATCTGCCACCTCTACAGGGACTATGCATGGTGACAGGCCTCTTGCTAAGAAGCCAAATACGTTATCGAGGAATTGGGAAGAGGAGTATGAAGAAGAATATAAGgagttttcaaggaaaaaacgGCACATGAATAAGCGAACACCATCACCCAATTCAGCTGAAACGCCTCAGCGATGGGACTTGGGTAAACGGAATAAAAAGGATGCTGATAAAGCTCCTGCTAACTCGGGGACCGAAGAACGGGACTTTGAAGGCACAGCATTGAGTTTTAAGCAG AATTTTGAAGTCCTGTGCACGTCTGACTCCTACCAGGAAGGTGAGGACATAAAGCCTGTCCAAAAG AACTTTGAAGTCTTTCCACCCACTCAAGACAGTCAGAACCCAGAAACAGACCAAGAG ATGCAGATAGTTGAAGACTTGCACGTTGCTCGCATTCAAAGGACAATGGCGCTGTCTGTCGTGCAGACTTGTGGAGAGCTTACAAGTATGGAAATAGATCTTCCAGAACCggatttaaatatttctgctg gGGCTTTTGCTTCGGGTCTGAACATATTAGTGGTGATAGACACAAATATAATGATCAGCCACCTGGAGTTTGTCAGATCCCTGAAATCTGAGGATATACCAG GCGTGGGCAGACTTGCGTTAATAATTCCTTGGGTCGTTCTGCAAGAGTTGGACAAtttgaagaaagggaaaatgttgCAGCACGTTCGGGAAAAGGCTGTCCCTGCTGTCCAGTTCATCTACACGTCTCTCAAAAACCAAGATTCAAAATTGTGGGGGCAATCCATGCAGCTTGCTTctcaaaaaatat ATGGCCTGAGTGACGAGAACAACGACGATCGCGTTTTACAGTGTTGTCTGCAGTATCAGAACCTCTTTCCTCAAGCTGTTGTCATACTCTGCAC GGACGATAAAAATTTATGCAATAAAGCCATTGTGAGTGAGGTCAAGGCATTCTGCAAAGCTGATTTGGTTACTGCTCTACAGAACCTGAGGGTTAACAGGCAGCAGAACTCCATTGAGCTGCAGCAGTTGAGATGCG ATACAGAACTCAAGAATACTGGAAGAAGTGATGCAAGTCTTACTGCGCGATTCCCAAATATCCTTCCAGACCTTGAAAAGAACTTAGGAGAAGCTTTGTCCTGTATTTTggagactgaaatgaaaatcgCATTTGGAAACCTATGGATGGAG ATACTGTATCTGAAGCCACCGTGGacattggcaaacttgctgaagtgTTACAAAAAACACTGGATGGCTGTTTTCGGTTATGTTGTGCCAAGGAGTTTACTTTCAACCATTGAATGTCTGGATAAACACCTCTGTTCAG GTAAAACAGTCGACCTCTCAACAGCACGTATCTTGCTCCAGGAATCTAAAAAACTCCTCCATGCTTTCACCTCGAGGTCAGACTATAACGGTGTGCTTCCTTCGGCGTACACTGAAGTGAATAAACTACAGCAGACGCTTGCCGAG GTGAGGTCAGACAGTGAGCAGGATTTATCAGAAGACACCATggttctttcagaaaatgctgcatGTGAAAAAATGGAATCGACGACACCAGGTCTTCAAAACTGCGAAGGAAAGAAGTTACATCCAAGCTTTTATGTAGCTCAGGAAAACAGGCACCAGGAAATCTGGTCAGTCCTTGAAGGTGTATGGAATACGATAAACTTATACAG TATTGAAATTTTCCAAAAGTTGGACCCCAATGCAGGAGCTGTGACTTCAAAGTCTTCTTTTGAAGAAGCTTATTTAGGTCTGCAGAAACTTCTGGCAGCTGTGAATGATATCCGTGAAGGAATTAGTAG
- the SWT1 gene encoding transcriptional protein SWT1 isoform X1, translating to MSKKKLKKQTGKEDCLDGQDDKNSEDTRSYKRTLKGEAEFQRFKVEKDGQKKKQDESSSISHGSSGRSQGESPTRSKTTENSLIQPEKQKRIVIEFKTKEIKHGKTTRDPDVVTASRESHNKSHSDGTQGKRVWHSFAIQRDKALKKKAEKDELRKLKLKAEQTMLEKFKSSLYDSHGPHEKADRSKKWSEDIRIPKKPSATSTGTMHGDRPLAKKPNTLSRNWEEEYEEEYKEFSRKKRHMNKRTPSPNSAETPQRWDLGKRNKKDADKAPANSGTEERDFEGTALSFKQNFEVLCTSDSYQEGEDIKPVQKNFEVFPPTQDSQNPETDQEMQIVEDLHVARIQRTMALSVVQTCGELTSMEIDLPEPDLNISAGAFASGLNILVVIDTNIMISHLEFVRSLKSEDIPGVGRLALIIPWVVLQELDNLKKGKMLQHVREKAVPAVQFIYTSLKNQDSKLWGQSMQLASQKIYGLSDENNDDRVLQCCLQYQNLFPQAVVILCTDDKNLCNKAIVSEVKAFCKADLVTALQNLRVNRQQNSIELQQLRCDTELKNTGRSDASLTARFPNILPDLEKNLGEALSCILETEMKIAFGNLWMEILYLKPPWTLANLLKCYKKHWMAVFGYVVPRSLLSTIECLDKHLCSGKTVDLSTARILLQESKKLLHAFTSRSDYNGVLPSAYTEVNKLQQTLAEVRSDSEQDLSEDTMVLSENAACEKMESTTPGLQNCEGKKLHPSFYVAQENRHQEIWSVLEGVWNTINLYSIEIFQKLDPNAGAVTSKSSFEEAYLGLQKLLAAVNDIREGISRILTPASSFQDIWTLYNFLISNEINNSVKFTAEELYECVSQEVYRERLEVGYGQLAQLEHTIKQCEVSVHTEAKNRGWL from the exons ATGtctaaaaagaaactgaagaaacaaaccGGGAAAGAAGACTGTTTGGATGGCCAGGATGACAAA aaCTCTGAAGACACAAGATCCTATAAACGTACTTTGAAGGGAGAGGCAGAATTTCAGAG GTTCAAAGTCGAGAAAGATGGGCAAAAGAAGAAGCAAGACGAAAGTTCTAGTATTTCTCATGGCTCTAGTGGAAGATCTCAAGGAGAATCTCCAACTAGaagcaaaaccacagagaatTCTTTAATCCagcctgaaaagcagaagagaatcGTTATAGAATTTAAAACCAAGGAAATTAAACATGGAAAAACTACACGTGATCCTGATGTGGTGACTGCTAGCAGGGAAAGTCATAACAAAAGTCATTCTGATGGAACACAAGGGAAAAGAGTCTGGCATAGCTTCGCCATTCAGAGGGACAAGGCgctgaagaaaaaggcagagaaagatgAACTCCGCAAACTAAAGTTAAAAGCGGAACAAACTATGCTGGAAAAATTTAAGTCATCTTTATATGATTCCCATGGACCGCATGAAAAGGCAGATCGCTCAAAAAAGTGGAGTGAAGATATCAGAATTCCCAAAAAGCCATCTGCCACCTCTACAGGGACTATGCATGGTGACAGGCCTCTTGCTAAGAAGCCAAATACGTTATCGAGGAATTGGGAAGAGGAGTATGAAGAAGAATATAAGgagttttcaaggaaaaaacgGCACATGAATAAGCGAACACCATCACCCAATTCAGCTGAAACGCCTCAGCGATGGGACTTGGGTAAACGGAATAAAAAGGATGCTGATAAAGCTCCTGCTAACTCGGGGACCGAAGAACGGGACTTTGAAGGCACAGCATTGAGTTTTAAGCAG AATTTTGAAGTCCTGTGCACGTCTGACTCCTACCAGGAAGGTGAGGACATAAAGCCTGTCCAAAAG AACTTTGAAGTCTTTCCACCCACTCAAGACAGTCAGAACCCAGAAACAGACCAAGAG ATGCAGATAGTTGAAGACTTGCACGTTGCTCGCATTCAAAGGACAATGGCGCTGTCTGTCGTGCAGACTTGTGGAGAGCTTACAAGTATGGAAATAGATCTTCCAGAACCggatttaaatatttctgctg gGGCTTTTGCTTCGGGTCTGAACATATTAGTGGTGATAGACACAAATATAATGATCAGCCACCTGGAGTTTGTCAGATCCCTGAAATCTGAGGATATACCAG GCGTGGGCAGACTTGCGTTAATAATTCCTTGGGTCGTTCTGCAAGAGTTGGACAAtttgaagaaagggaaaatgttgCAGCACGTTCGGGAAAAGGCTGTCCCTGCTGTCCAGTTCATCTACACGTCTCTCAAAAACCAAGATTCAAAATTGTGGGGGCAATCCATGCAGCTTGCTTctcaaaaaatat ATGGCCTGAGTGACGAGAACAACGACGATCGCGTTTTACAGTGTTGTCTGCAGTATCAGAACCTCTTTCCTCAAGCTGTTGTCATACTCTGCAC GGACGATAAAAATTTATGCAATAAAGCCATTGTGAGTGAGGTCAAGGCATTCTGCAAAGCTGATTTGGTTACTGCTCTACAGAACCTGAGGGTTAACAGGCAGCAGAACTCCATTGAGCTGCAGCAGTTGAGATGCG ATACAGAACTCAAGAATACTGGAAGAAGTGATGCAAGTCTTACTGCGCGATTCCCAAATATCCTTCCAGACCTTGAAAAGAACTTAGGAGAAGCTTTGTCCTGTATTTTggagactgaaatgaaaatcgCATTTGGAAACCTATGGATGGAG ATACTGTATCTGAAGCCACCGTGGacattggcaaacttgctgaagtgTTACAAAAAACACTGGATGGCTGTTTTCGGTTATGTTGTGCCAAGGAGTTTACTTTCAACCATTGAATGTCTGGATAAACACCTCTGTTCAG GTAAAACAGTCGACCTCTCAACAGCACGTATCTTGCTCCAGGAATCTAAAAAACTCCTCCATGCTTTCACCTCGAGGTCAGACTATAACGGTGTGCTTCCTTCGGCGTACACTGAAGTGAATAAACTACAGCAGACGCTTGCCGAG GTGAGGTCAGACAGTGAGCAGGATTTATCAGAAGACACCATggttctttcagaaaatgctgcatGTGAAAAAATGGAATCGACGACACCAGGTCTTCAAAACTGCGAAGGAAAGAAGTTACATCCAAGCTTTTATGTAGCTCAGGAAAACAGGCACCAGGAAATCTGGTCAGTCCTTGAAGGTGTATGGAATACGATAAACTTATACAG TATTGAAATTTTCCAAAAGTTGGACCCCAATGCAGGAGCTGTGACTTCAAAGTCTTCTTTTGAAGAAGCTTATTTAGGTCTGCAGAAACTTCTGGCAGCTGTGAATGATATCCGTGAAGGAATTAGTAG
- the SWT1 gene encoding transcriptional protein SWT1 isoform X3, giving the protein MSKKKLKKQTGKEDCLDGQDDKNSEDTRSYKRTLKGEAEFQRFKVEKDGQKKKQDESSSISHGSSGRSQGESPTRSKTTENSLIQPEKQKRIVIEFKTKEIKHGKTTRDPDVVTASRESHNKSHSDGTQGKRVWHSFAIQRDKALKKKAEKDELRKLKLKAEQTMLEKFKSSLYDSHGPHEKADRSKKWSEDIRIPKKPSATSTGTMHGDRPLAKKPNTLSRNWEEEYEEEYKEFSRKKRHMNKRTPSPNSAETPQRWDLGKRNKKDADKAPANSGTEERDFEGTALSFKQNFEVLCTSDSYQEGEDIKPVQKNFEVFPPTQDSQNPETDQEMQIVEDLHVARIQRTMALSVVQTCGELTSMEIDLPEPDLNISAGAFASGLNILVVIDTNIMISHLEFVRSLKSEDIPGVGRLALIIPWVVLQELDNLKKGKMLQHVREKAVPAVQFIYTSLKNQDSKLWGQSMQLASQKIYGLSDENNDDRVLQCCLQYQNLFPQAVVILCTDDKNLCNKAIVSEVKAFCKADLVTALQNLRVNRQQNSIELQQLRCDTELKNTGRSDASLTARFPNILPDLEKNLGEALSCILETEMKIAFGNLWMEILYLKPPWTLANLLKCYKKHWMAVFGYVVPRSLLSTIECLDKHLCSGKTVDLSTARILLQESKKLLHAFTSRSDYNGVLPSAYTEVNKLQQTLAEVRSDSEQDLSEDTMVLSENAACEKMESTTPGLQNCEGKKLHPSFYVAQENRHQEIWSVLEGVWNTINLYSIEIFQKLDPNAGAVTSKSSFEEAYLGLQKLLAAVNDIREGISSTE; this is encoded by the exons ATGtctaaaaagaaactgaagaaacaaaccGGGAAAGAAGACTGTTTGGATGGCCAGGATGACAAA aaCTCTGAAGACACAAGATCCTATAAACGTACTTTGAAGGGAGAGGCAGAATTTCAGAG GTTCAAAGTCGAGAAAGATGGGCAAAAGAAGAAGCAAGACGAAAGTTCTAGTATTTCTCATGGCTCTAGTGGAAGATCTCAAGGAGAATCTCCAACTAGaagcaaaaccacagagaatTCTTTAATCCagcctgaaaagcagaagagaatcGTTATAGAATTTAAAACCAAGGAAATTAAACATGGAAAAACTACACGTGATCCTGATGTGGTGACTGCTAGCAGGGAAAGTCATAACAAAAGTCATTCTGATGGAACACAAGGGAAAAGAGTCTGGCATAGCTTCGCCATTCAGAGGGACAAGGCgctgaagaaaaaggcagagaaagatgAACTCCGCAAACTAAAGTTAAAAGCGGAACAAACTATGCTGGAAAAATTTAAGTCATCTTTATATGATTCCCATGGACCGCATGAAAAGGCAGATCGCTCAAAAAAGTGGAGTGAAGATATCAGAATTCCCAAAAAGCCATCTGCCACCTCTACAGGGACTATGCATGGTGACAGGCCTCTTGCTAAGAAGCCAAATACGTTATCGAGGAATTGGGAAGAGGAGTATGAAGAAGAATATAAGgagttttcaaggaaaaaacgGCACATGAATAAGCGAACACCATCACCCAATTCAGCTGAAACGCCTCAGCGATGGGACTTGGGTAAACGGAATAAAAAGGATGCTGATAAAGCTCCTGCTAACTCGGGGACCGAAGAACGGGACTTTGAAGGCACAGCATTGAGTTTTAAGCAG AATTTTGAAGTCCTGTGCACGTCTGACTCCTACCAGGAAGGTGAGGACATAAAGCCTGTCCAAAAG AACTTTGAAGTCTTTCCACCCACTCAAGACAGTCAGAACCCAGAAACAGACCAAGAG ATGCAGATAGTTGAAGACTTGCACGTTGCTCGCATTCAAAGGACAATGGCGCTGTCTGTCGTGCAGACTTGTGGAGAGCTTACAAGTATGGAAATAGATCTTCCAGAACCggatttaaatatttctgctg gGGCTTTTGCTTCGGGTCTGAACATATTAGTGGTGATAGACACAAATATAATGATCAGCCACCTGGAGTTTGTCAGATCCCTGAAATCTGAGGATATACCAG GCGTGGGCAGACTTGCGTTAATAATTCCTTGGGTCGTTCTGCAAGAGTTGGACAAtttgaagaaagggaaaatgttgCAGCACGTTCGGGAAAAGGCTGTCCCTGCTGTCCAGTTCATCTACACGTCTCTCAAAAACCAAGATTCAAAATTGTGGGGGCAATCCATGCAGCTTGCTTctcaaaaaatat ATGGCCTGAGTGACGAGAACAACGACGATCGCGTTTTACAGTGTTGTCTGCAGTATCAGAACCTCTTTCCTCAAGCTGTTGTCATACTCTGCAC GGACGATAAAAATTTATGCAATAAAGCCATTGTGAGTGAGGTCAAGGCATTCTGCAAAGCTGATTTGGTTACTGCTCTACAGAACCTGAGGGTTAACAGGCAGCAGAACTCCATTGAGCTGCAGCAGTTGAGATGCG ATACAGAACTCAAGAATACTGGAAGAAGTGATGCAAGTCTTACTGCGCGATTCCCAAATATCCTTCCAGACCTTGAAAAGAACTTAGGAGAAGCTTTGTCCTGTATTTTggagactgaaatgaaaatcgCATTTGGAAACCTATGGATGGAG ATACTGTATCTGAAGCCACCGTGGacattggcaaacttgctgaagtgTTACAAAAAACACTGGATGGCTGTTTTCGGTTATGTTGTGCCAAGGAGTTTACTTTCAACCATTGAATGTCTGGATAAACACCTCTGTTCAG GTAAAACAGTCGACCTCTCAACAGCACGTATCTTGCTCCAGGAATCTAAAAAACTCCTCCATGCTTTCACCTCGAGGTCAGACTATAACGGTGTGCTTCCTTCGGCGTACACTGAAGTGAATAAACTACAGCAGACGCTTGCCGAG GTGAGGTCAGACAGTGAGCAGGATTTATCAGAAGACACCATggttctttcagaaaatgctgcatGTGAAAAAATGGAATCGACGACACCAGGTCTTCAAAACTGCGAAGGAAAGAAGTTACATCCAAGCTTTTATGTAGCTCAGGAAAACAGGCACCAGGAAATCTGGTCAGTCCTTGAAGGTGTATGGAATACGATAAACTTATACAG TATTGAAATTTTCCAAAAGTTGGACCCCAATGCAGGAGCTGTGACTTCAAAGTCTTCTTTTGAAGAAGCTTATTTAGGTCTGCAGAAACTTCTGGCAGCTGTGAATGATATCCGTGAAGGAATTAGTAG